One genomic segment of Streptomyces sp. TLI_146 includes these proteins:
- a CDS encoding helix-turn-helix transcriptional regulator: MDADVAVPDELDSVWESITALLAAVELTADDVIDLGQISQSSGLPEERIRQLLQDPEAAAEDPDTRFRERLARLREVRRRPDGRKLTLDDIGTGIGCSHAQIGYLLNGERQPSLRHVQGLELFFRVPPGFFTATDRQSLARALEPVHSSLAQIAALKGHIVLSSVRLRGSGAHAETVLGQALAEAIAAAEPDAEVREVADAMRALPPPHRSRVASVFRGILGLTHDRSGPSVNDR; encoded by the coding sequence ATGGATGCTGATGTGGCGGTGCCAGATGAGCTCGACAGCGTCTGGGAGTCCATCACGGCGCTGCTGGCTGCCGTCGAGCTCACAGCCGACGACGTCATCGACCTCGGGCAGATCTCCCAGTCGTCGGGCTTGCCCGAGGAGCGGATACGGCAGTTGCTGCAGGACCCGGAGGCGGCAGCCGAGGATCCGGACACCCGCTTCCGTGAGCGGCTGGCGCGGCTGCGGGAGGTGCGCCGGCGCCCGGACGGCCGCAAGCTGACCCTTGACGACATCGGGACCGGCATCGGCTGTTCGCACGCCCAGATCGGATACCTCCTCAACGGCGAACGGCAGCCCAGCCTGCGTCACGTCCAGGGTCTTGAGCTCTTCTTCCGAGTTCCGCCCGGATTCTTCACCGCGACCGACCGGCAGAGCCTCGCCCGGGCGCTGGAACCGGTCCACTCCAGTCTCGCCCAAATCGCCGCCCTCAAGGGACACATCGTGCTGAGCTCGGTCCGGCTGCGCGGGAGCGGGGCGCATGCCGAAACAGTGCTCGGGCAGGCACTTGCGGAGGCCATCGCTGCCGCCGAGCCCGACGCCGAGGTGCGGGAGGTCGCCGACGCGATGCGCGCCCTGCCGCCTCCTCACCGGTCCCGTGTGGCCAGCGTCTTCCGAGGGATCCTGGGTCTGACCCATGACCGGTCCGGCCCTTCCGTCAACGATCGTTGA